One Lycium barbarum isolate Lr01 chromosome 5, ASM1917538v2, whole genome shotgun sequence genomic window carries:
- the LOC132642741 gene encoding homeobox-leucine zipper protein HOX3-like produces the protein MEIMPENSTCLELTISIPGSSSSSSFPSSGEGGGGYNMMRDLDINQVPSGGNMNEEESMEEEEEEESSNNNINGVLCGPPRKKLRLTKQQSFLLEESFRQNHTLNPKQKEALATQLKLKPRQVEVWFQNRRARSKLKQTEMECEYLKRWFGSLTEQNRRLKREVEELRAMKVGPPTVLSPHSCQPMSASTLTMCPHCERVTKTTVKDESRI, from the exons atggaAATTATGCCAGAAAATTCCACTTGTTTGGAGCTCACCATATCTATTCctggttcttcttcttcatcatctttTCCTTCTTCTG GTGAAGGGGGTGGTGGTTATAATATGATGAGGGACCTGGATATAAATCAAGTGCCATCAGGTGGAAATATGAATGAAGAAGAAAgcatggaagaagaagaagaagaagagagctctaataataatattaatgGAGTACTTTGTGGCCCTCCAAGAAAAAAACTCCGTTTAACAAAACAACAATCTTTCCTTCTTGAAGAAAGCTTCAGACAAAATCACACTTTGAACCCT AAACAAAAGGAAGCTTTAGCCACGCAATTAAAGCTTAAGCCAAGGCAAGTGGAGGTTTGGTTTCAAAACCGTAGAGCAAG GAGCAAATTGAAGCAAACCGAGATGGAATGTGAGTACTTAAAGAGATGGTTTGGTTCATTGACCGAACAAAACCGAAGACTTAAAAGAGAAGTGGAGGAACTAAGAGCCATGAAAGTAGGCCCACCAACGGTGTTATCACCACACAGCTGCCAGCCGATGTCGGCGTCCACCCTTACCATGTGCCCTCATTGTGAACGCGTCACGAAGACCACTGTCAAAGACGAATCCAGAATTTAA